A stretch of Cupriavidus necator DNA encodes these proteins:
- the gltK gene encoding glutamate/aspartate ABC transporter permease GltK produces the protein MAYSFDFTSITPATLEVLGEGMMVSLKITVTAVVVGIVWGTILAMMRLSSFRLLNWFAQGYVTIFRSIPLVMVLLWFFLIIPQVLQNLFNLSPATDLRMTSALVAFALFEAAYYSEIIRAGIQSVSRGQMFAAQALGMTYGQSMRLVILPQAFRNMVPLLLTQGIILFQDTSLVYVSALADFFGQAYGIGERDGRIVEMLLFAGVVYFVICFSASLLVKRYQKKVAV, from the coding sequence ATGGCTTATTCCTTCGATTTCACTTCCATCACCCCTGCCACGCTCGAGGTCCTGGGCGAGGGCATGATGGTCTCGCTCAAGATCACCGTCACCGCGGTGGTGGTGGGCATCGTCTGGGGCACCATCCTGGCGATGATGCGGCTGTCGTCGTTCAGGCTGCTGAACTGGTTTGCGCAGGGGTACGTGACCATCTTCCGCTCCATCCCGCTGGTGATGGTGCTGTTGTGGTTCTTCCTGATCATTCCGCAGGTGCTGCAGAACCTGTTCAACCTGTCGCCGGCGACCGACCTGCGCATGACGTCCGCGCTGGTGGCCTTTGCGCTGTTCGAGGCCGCGTACTACTCGGAAATCATCCGCGCGGGCATCCAGAGCGTGTCGCGCGGGCAGATGTTCGCGGCGCAGGCGCTGGGCATGACCTATGGCCAGTCGATGCGGCTGGTGATCCTGCCGCAGGCGTTCCGCAACATGGTGCCGCTGCTGCTGACCCAGGGCATCATCCTGTTCCAGGATACGTCGCTGGTCTACGTCAGCGCGCTGGCCGACTTCTTCGGCCAGGCCTACGGCATCGGCGAACGTGACGGCCGCATCGTCGAGATGCTGCTGTTCGCCGGCGTGGTGTACTTCGTTATCTGCTTCTCCGCTTCGCTGCTGGTCAAGCGTTACCAGAAAAAGGTGGCTGTATGA
- a CDS encoding glutamate/aspartate ABC transporter substrate-binding protein — protein MNFAKLAALMIAGGVMCGTAQAAEQLTGTLKKIKDTGVITLGVRESSIPFNYNLGGVRQVGYSYDINMKIVEAIKDQLKLPNLQVKEIPITSQNRITLLQNGTIDIECGSTTNNLERQKQVGFTNSIFIIGTRIMVKKDAGIKDWADLKGKNVVTTAGTTSERLLRKMNDDQKLGVNIISTKDHGQSFLTLESGRAVAFMMDDALLYGERAKAKNPADWIVVGKPQSRESYGCMIRKDDPQFKKLSDTVISGMMKDGSINTLYTKWFMTPVPPKGLNLDFPLSEDMKALFKTPNDKALD, from the coding sequence ATGAATTTCGCCAAGCTGGCTGCCCTGATGATTGCCGGGGGCGTGATGTGCGGGACGGCACAGGCAGCTGAACAACTGACGGGCACGCTGAAGAAGATCAAGGACACCGGCGTCATCACGCTGGGCGTGCGCGAGTCGTCGATTCCGTTCAATTACAACCTGGGCGGCGTGCGTCAGGTCGGCTATTCCTACGATATCAACATGAAGATCGTGGAAGCCATCAAGGACCAGCTCAAGCTGCCGAACCTGCAGGTCAAGGAAATCCCGATCACCTCGCAGAACCGCATCACGCTGCTGCAGAACGGCACCATCGACATCGAGTGCGGCTCCACCACCAACAACCTGGAGCGCCAGAAGCAGGTTGGGTTCACCAACTCCATCTTCATCATCGGCACGCGCATCATGGTGAAGAAGGACGCCGGCATCAAGGACTGGGCCGACCTGAAGGGCAAGAACGTCGTCACCACCGCCGGCACCACGTCGGAGCGCCTGCTGCGCAAGATGAACGACGACCAGAAGCTGGGCGTGAACATCATCAGCACCAAGGACCATGGCCAGTCGTTCCTGACGCTGGAATCGGGCCGCGCGGTCGCGTTCATGATGGACGACGCGCTGCTGTACGGCGAGCGCGCCAAGGCCAAGAACCCGGCCGACTGGATCGTGGTGGGCAAGCCGCAATCGCGCGAGTCCTATGGCTGTATGATCCGCAAGGACGATCCGCAGTTCAAGAAGCTGTCCGATACCGTGATCTCCGGCATGATGAAGGACGGTTCGATCAACACCCTGTACACCAAGTGGTTCATGACGCCGGTGCCGCCGAAGGGCCTCAACCTGGACTTCCCGCTGTCCGAAGACATGAAGGCGTTGTTCAAGACGCCGAACGACAAGGCGCTGGACTGA
- a CDS encoding Glu/Leu/Phe/Val family dehydrogenase, with protein MSSAAPTNIAGQKHALPSYLNADHLGPWGIYLQQVDRVTPYLGSLARWVETLKRPKRAMIVDVPIELDNGTIAHFEGYRVQHNLSRGPGKGGVRFHQDVTLSEVMALSAWMSVKNAAVNVPYGGAKGGIRVDPRTLSHAELERLTRRYTSEINIIIGPSKDIPAPDVNTNAQVMAWMMDTYSMNSGSTATGVVTGKPISLGGSLGRHEATGRGVFVVGSEAARNIGLEIKGARVAVQGFGNVGAVAAKLFHEAGAKVVAVQDHRTTLFDPAGLDVPAMMEYASHSGTIEGFRGEVLRTEQFWEVDCDILIPAALEGQITVQNAPKITAKLVIEGANGPTTPQADDILRERNILVCPDVIANAGGVTVSYFEWVQDFSSFFWTEEEINQRLVRIMQEAFRAIWQVAQDNKVTLRTAAFIVACTRILQAREMRGLYP; from the coding sequence ATGTCTTCCGCAGCACCGACCAATATTGCTGGCCAAAAGCACGCACTCCCGTCTTACCTCAATGCCGACCATCTCGGCCCCTGGGGCATCTACCTGCAGCAGGTCGACCGTGTCACGCCTTACCTGGGCTCGCTGGCACGCTGGGTCGAAACCCTCAAGCGCCCCAAGCGCGCGATGATCGTCGACGTTCCCATCGAACTGGATAACGGCACCATTGCCCATTTCGAGGGCTATCGGGTGCAGCACAACCTGTCGCGCGGCCCGGGCAAGGGCGGCGTGCGCTTCCACCAGGACGTGACCCTGTCCGAGGTGATGGCGCTGTCGGCCTGGATGTCGGTGAAGAATGCCGCGGTCAACGTGCCCTACGGCGGTGCCAAGGGCGGCATCCGCGTCGATCCGCGCACGCTCTCGCACGCCGAGCTGGAACGCCTGACGCGCCGCTACACCAGCGAAATCAACATCATCATCGGGCCGAGCAAGGATATTCCGGCGCCGGACGTGAACACCAACGCCCAGGTCATGGCCTGGATGATGGACACGTACTCGATGAACTCCGGCAGCACGGCCACCGGCGTGGTGACCGGCAAGCCGATCTCGCTGGGCGGCTCGCTCGGCCGCCACGAAGCCACCGGCCGCGGCGTGTTCGTGGTCGGCTCCGAGGCCGCGCGCAATATCGGCCTGGAGATCAAGGGCGCGCGCGTGGCGGTGCAGGGCTTCGGCAACGTGGGCGCGGTGGCGGCCAAGCTGTTCCATGAGGCCGGCGCCAAGGTGGTGGCGGTGCAGGACCACCGCACCACGCTGTTCGACCCGGCCGGCCTGGACGTGCCGGCGATGATGGAATACGCCTCGCACAGCGGCACCATCGAAGGCTTCCGCGGCGAAGTCCTGCGCACCGAGCAGTTCTGGGAAGTCGACTGCGACATCCTGATCCCGGCCGCGCTGGAAGGCCAGATCACGGTGCAGAACGCGCCCAAGATCACGGCAAAGCTGGTGATTGAAGGCGCCAACGGCCCGACCACGCCGCAAGCCGACGATATCCTGCGCGAGCGCAATATCCTGGTCTGTCCCGACGTGATCGCCAACGCCGGCGGCGTGACCGTGTCCTACTTCGAATGGGTGCAGGATTTCTCCAGCTTTTTCTGGACCGAGGAAGAAATCAACCAGCGCCTGGTACGGATCATGCAAGAAGCCTTCCGGGCAATCTGGCAAGTGGCACAGGACAACAAGGTGACGCTGCGCACGGCGGCGTTTATCGTGGCCTGTACGCGGATCCTGCAGGCGCGCGAGATGCGCGGCCTGTATCCCTGA
- a CDS encoding LysR substrate-binding domain-containing protein, whose translation MEIKWLEDFVSLAETHSFSRSAELRHVTQPAFSRRIQSLEAWVGTELIDRSSYPTSLTPAGKVFYEQALAMLAQVSETRALMRGQRSANAQVLEFAVPHTLSLTFFPEWLKALERRIGTLPCRLRALNVHDAVLMLVEGGCDLVMVYHHARQAIQLDPARYDMLVLGTERLSPYSVPDAAGKPQFRLPGTDKKPVPFLSYTPNAFLGRMVDLLLADTSEALKLDKCYETDMAEALKVMALAGHGMAFLPESAVREDVAAGRLVRAESARGLPLSIDMEIRLYRERPGENGNERRAGARRKRQLVDQVWSTLSAAQSAQPAGSPVSAR comes from the coding sequence ATGGAAATCAAATGGCTTGAAGACTTCGTCAGCCTGGCCGAGACGCACAGCTTCTCGCGCTCGGCCGAGCTGCGCCACGTCACGCAGCCGGCGTTCTCGCGCCGCATCCAGTCGCTGGAGGCGTGGGTCGGCACCGAGCTGATCGACCGCTCGAGCTACCCCACCAGCCTGACCCCGGCCGGCAAGGTGTTCTACGAGCAGGCGCTGGCCATGCTGGCGCAGGTCAGCGAGACCCGTGCGCTGATGCGCGGCCAGCGCTCGGCCAACGCCCAGGTGCTGGAGTTCGCGGTGCCGCATACGCTGTCGCTGACCTTCTTCCCGGAATGGCTCAAGGCGCTGGAGCGCAGGATCGGCACGCTGCCGTGCCGGCTGCGCGCGCTCAACGTCCACGACGCGGTGCTGATGCTGGTGGAGGGCGGCTGCGACCTGGTGATGGTCTACCACCACGCGCGCCAGGCGATCCAGCTGGATCCGGCCCGGTACGACATGCTGGTACTTGGTACCGAGCGGCTGTCGCCCTACAGCGTGCCGGACGCTGCCGGCAAGCCGCAATTCCGGCTGCCCGGCACCGACAAGAAGCCAGTGCCCTTCCTCAGCTACACGCCCAACGCCTTCCTCGGCCGCATGGTCGACCTGCTGCTGGCCGACACCTCCGAGGCGCTCAAGCTCGACAAATGCTACGAGACCGACATGGCCGAGGCGCTCAAGGTGATGGCGCTGGCCGGCCACGGCATGGCCTTCCTGCCCGAAAGCGCGGTGCGCGAGGACGTGGCCGCGGGCCGGCTGGTGCGGGCCGAGTCGGCGCGCGGGCTGCCGTTGTCGATCGACATGGAAATCCGCCTGTACCGCGAGCGCCCGGGCGAGAACGGCAACGAACGCCGCGCCGGGGCACGGCGCAAGCGCCAGCTGGTCGACCAGGTGTGGTCGACCTTGTCGGCGGCCCAGTCCGCCCAGCCGGCCGGCTCCCCGGTTTCCGCCAGATGA
- a CDS encoding ABC transporter permease — translation MMTLTSAQERRVQRVAPWLLLAAVLLLWQGACMAFGVSDFILPTPSAIVASLVEYADVIAGHAWRTFWTTMVGFGVAIAVGVLLGLAMGSSRLLYAASYPLMTAFNALPKAAFVPILVVWFGLGAGPAILTAFLISFFPIMVNIATGLATLEPELEDVLRVLGAKRRDVLFKVGLPRAMPYFFASLKVAITLAFVGTTVSEMNAANEGIGYLLVSAGSAMKMPLAFAGLVVIAVMAMAMYELFAVVEKRMTGWAHRG, via the coding sequence ATGATGACTCTCACTTCCGCGCAGGAGCGCCGCGTGCAGCGCGTGGCGCCCTGGCTGCTGCTGGCCGCGGTGCTGCTGCTGTGGCAGGGCGCGTGCATGGCCTTCGGCGTGTCCGACTTTATCCTGCCGACACCATCGGCGATCGTGGCCTCGCTGGTGGAATATGCCGACGTGATCGCCGGCCATGCGTGGCGCACCTTCTGGACCACCATGGTGGGCTTCGGCGTGGCCATCGCCGTGGGCGTGCTGCTGGGGCTGGCAATGGGCTCGTCACGGCTGCTCTATGCCGCCAGCTATCCGCTGATGACGGCCTTCAACGCGCTGCCCAAGGCCGCCTTCGTGCCGATCCTGGTGGTGTGGTTCGGCCTGGGCGCGGGTCCGGCCATCCTGACCGCGTTCCTGATCTCGTTCTTCCCGATCATGGTCAATATCGCCACCGGGCTGGCCACGCTGGAGCCGGAACTGGAGGACGTGCTGCGCGTGCTCGGCGCCAAACGGCGCGACGTGTTGTTCAAGGTCGGTCTGCCGCGCGCCATGCCGTATTTCTTCGCCTCGCTGAAGGTGGCAATCACGCTGGCCTTTGTCGGCACCACGGTGTCGGAGATGAACGCCGCCAACGAGGGCATCGGCTACCTGCTGGTGTCGGCCGGCTCGGCCATGAAGATGCCGCTGGCCTTTGCCGGGCTGGTGGTGATCGCGGTGATGGCGATGGCGATGTACGAGCTGTTTGCGGTGGTCGAGAAGCGCATGACCGGCTGGGCGCATCGTGGCTGA
- a CDS encoding ABC transporter ATP-binding protein, with protein sequence MMTRQAAFMPASGGSAAPAAAEPFVDFNRVWLAYNDELAHKGEFAVEDISLQVAPGEFIAIVGPSGCGKSTFMKLATGLKAATRGVVRIAGEKVTGPLKQVGMAFQAPTLLPWRTTLDNVMLPLEIVEPYRSTLRARRDEYVERSRKLLHTVGLAGYEDKYPWQLSGGMQQRASICRALVHEPRMLLLDEPFGALDAFTREELWCVLRDLWQAQRFNVILVTHDLREAVFLADTVYVMSQRPGRILMRKEIDLPRPRDLELTYTEPFADLVHMLREKIGHVRQH encoded by the coding sequence ATGATGACGCGCCAGGCTGCCTTCATGCCCGCCTCCGGCGGGAGCGCCGCGCCCGCGGCCGCGGAACCCTTTGTCGATTTCAACCGGGTCTGGCTGGCCTATAACGACGAGCTCGCGCACAAGGGCGAGTTCGCGGTCGAGGACATCTCGCTGCAGGTGGCGCCGGGCGAGTTCATTGCCATCGTCGGCCCGTCCGGCTGCGGCAAGTCCACCTTCATGAAGCTGGCGACCGGGCTCAAGGCGGCCACGCGCGGCGTCGTGAGGATTGCCGGCGAGAAGGTGACCGGCCCGCTCAAGCAGGTCGGCATGGCCTTCCAGGCGCCCACGCTGCTGCCGTGGCGCACCACGCTGGACAACGTGATGCTGCCGCTGGAGATCGTCGAACCATATCGCTCCACCCTGCGCGCACGTCGCGACGAGTACGTCGAGCGCTCGCGCAAGCTGCTGCATACGGTGGGCCTGGCCGGCTACGAGGACAAGTACCCGTGGCAGCTGTCCGGCGGCATGCAGCAGCGCGCCTCGATCTGCCGCGCGCTGGTCCACGAGCCGCGCATGCTGCTGCTGGACGAGCCCTTCGGCGCGCTCGACGCCTTTACGCGCGAGGAGCTCTGGTGCGTGCTGCGCGACCTGTGGCAGGCGCAGCGCTTCAACGTGATCCTGGTCACGCACGACCTGCGCGAGGCCGTGTTCCTGGCCGACACCGTCTACGTGATGAGCCAGCGCCCGGGCCGCATCCTGATGCGCAAGGAGATCGACCTGCCGCGCCCGCGCGACCTGGAACTGACCTATACCGAGCCATTTGCCGACCTGGTGCACATGCTGCGCGAGAAGATCGGCCATGTGCGCCAACACTGA
- a CDS encoding ABC transporter substrate-binding protein — protein MPHFHAALASPGVCAAAAENHEHTGTRASRTAARRRLLKLGVMIGTSLVLSTQFAGAAHAQAAPTKVRFQLDWRFEGPAALFLLGEQKGYYKAEKLDVSIDAGNGSGNVVNRVASGTYDMGFADMSSVMEFYGNNPDAKNKPVAVMMVYNNTPAAVLALKKSGIRAPKDLAGKRMGAPVFDAGRRAFPIFARANGLQASSFNWQAMDPTLRETMLTRGDLDAITGFSFTSILNLNARGVKDEDIVVLPYPQFGVKLYGNAVIASEDFMKKNPEAVKAFLRAFSKSARDVIARPEEGIKAVKARDGIIDEKLEVRRLKLALDSVVKSPDAKAEGFGRVSEPRLSLMASQVADAFGTKGRINPDALWTDAFLPSAAELDVLR, from the coding sequence ATGCCTCATTTCCACGCTGCGCTAGCGTCCCCCGGCGTTTGCGCTGCTGCCGCCGAGAACCATGAACATACCGGCACGCGCGCGTCCCGCACTGCGGCACGGCGCCGCCTGCTGAAGCTCGGCGTGATGATCGGCACCAGCCTGGTGCTGTCGACACAGTTCGCCGGCGCGGCCCACGCGCAGGCTGCACCAACCAAGGTCCGCTTCCAGCTCGACTGGCGCTTCGAAGGGCCGGCGGCGCTGTTCCTGCTGGGCGAGCAGAAGGGCTACTACAAGGCCGAGAAGCTCGACGTCTCGATCGATGCCGGCAACGGCTCGGGCAACGTGGTCAACCGCGTGGCCTCGGGCACGTACGACATGGGCTTCGCCGATATGTCGTCGGTGATGGAGTTCTACGGCAACAACCCCGACGCGAAGAACAAGCCGGTGGCCGTGATGATGGTCTACAACAACACGCCCGCCGCCGTCCTCGCGCTGAAGAAGTCCGGCATCCGCGCGCCGAAGGACCTCGCCGGCAAGCGCATGGGTGCTCCGGTGTTCGACGCCGGCCGCCGCGCCTTCCCGATCTTCGCCAGGGCCAACGGCCTGCAGGCGTCCTCGTTCAACTGGCAGGCAATGGACCCGACGCTGCGCGAGACCATGCTCACGCGCGGCGACCTCGATGCCATCACCGGGTTCTCGTTCACATCGATCCTGAACCTGAACGCGCGCGGCGTGAAGGATGAAGACATCGTGGTGCTGCCGTACCCGCAGTTCGGCGTGAAGCTGTACGGCAACGCGGTGATCGCCTCCGAGGATTTCATGAAGAAGAACCCCGAGGCGGTGAAGGCCTTCCTGCGCGCCTTCAGCAAGTCGGCGCGCGACGTGATCGCGCGGCCGGAAGAGGGCATCAAGGCGGTCAAGGCGCGCGACGGCATCATCGATGAGAAGCTGGAAGTGCGCCGGCTCAAGCTGGCGCTGGACAGCGTGGTCAAGTCGCCGGACGCGAAGGCCGAGGGCTTCGGGCGCGTCAGCGAGCCGCGCCTGTCGCTGATGGCCTCGCAGGTGGCCGATGCCTTCGGCACCAAGGGCCGCATCAACCCCGATGCCCTGTGGACCGACGCGTTCCTGCCCAGCGCGGCCGAACTGGATGTGCTGCGATGA
- a CDS encoding ABCB family ABC transporter ATP-binding protein/permease gives MRRYSTTAEPAPAPASNTLFPGQRAPRSDWQTVRNLLPYVWHYKWRVMLALACLVSAKVANLGVPVLMKQLIDSMNLQPGDPRALLAVPVGLIVAYGLLRLSATLFTELREMLFSKVTQSAVREIALQVFRHLHALSLRFHLDRQTGGMSRDIERGTRGIQSLISYSLYSILPTLVEMGLVIGFFILHYDIWFAAITGCALVGYIVFTIVVTEWRTHFRRRMNELDSRANQKAIDSLLNFETVKYFGNEEYEAQRYDENLRKYRTAAIRSQNSLSFLNFGQQTIIALGLILILWRATVGVVDGKLTLGDLVLVNTLMIQLYIPLNFLGVIYREIKQATTDMDRMFVLLGTNQEVADAPGAQPLQVSGAQVRFRDVRFSYEPDRLILDGVDFTIAAGTTTAVVGHSGSGKSTLARLLFRFYDVNGGAIEIDGQDIRAITQDSLRRAIGIVPQDTVLFNDSIFYNIAYGRPDASRDEVIAAARAAQIDSFIRELPQGYDTPVGERGLKLSGGEKQRVAIARTLLKDPPVLVFDEATSALDSRTEQAIQAELMRLAQNRTTLLIAHRLSTVVHADQILVMDHGRIVERGTHAELMRARGRYAEMWDIQARAAAKGGEAVGADALALDVGDATQDA, from the coding sequence ATGCGCCGCTATTCCACGACCGCCGAGCCGGCCCCCGCTCCTGCTTCAAACACGCTCTTTCCCGGTCAGCGCGCGCCCCGCAGCGACTGGCAGACGGTGCGCAACCTGCTGCCCTATGTCTGGCACTACAAGTGGCGCGTGATGCTGGCGCTGGCGTGCCTGGTGTCCGCCAAGGTGGCCAACCTGGGCGTGCCGGTGCTGATGAAGCAGCTGATCGACAGCATGAACCTGCAGCCGGGCGATCCGCGCGCGCTGCTGGCCGTGCCGGTCGGGCTGATCGTCGCCTACGGGCTGCTGCGGCTGTCGGCGACACTGTTCACCGAGTTGCGGGAGATGCTCTTTTCCAAGGTCACGCAGAGCGCCGTGCGCGAGATCGCGCTGCAGGTGTTCCGACACCTGCATGCGCTGTCGCTGCGCTTCCACCTGGACCGGCAGACCGGCGGCATGAGCCGCGACATCGAGCGCGGCACGCGCGGCATCCAGTCGCTGATCTCGTACTCGCTGTACAGCATCCTGCCCACGCTGGTCGAGATGGGGCTGGTGATCGGCTTCTTTATCCTGCACTACGACATCTGGTTCGCGGCCATCACCGGCTGCGCGCTGGTGGGCTATATCGTCTTTACCATCGTGGTGACGGAATGGCGCACGCATTTCCGCCGCCGCATGAACGAGCTCGATTCGCGCGCCAACCAGAAAGCGATCGATTCGCTGCTCAACTTCGAGACCGTCAAGTACTTCGGCAATGAAGAGTACGAGGCGCAGCGCTACGACGAGAACCTGCGCAAGTACCGCACCGCGGCGATCCGCTCGCAGAACTCGCTGTCGTTCCTGAACTTCGGCCAGCAGACCATCATCGCACTGGGGCTGATCCTGATCCTGTGGCGCGCCACCGTGGGCGTGGTCGACGGCAAGCTCACGCTGGGCGACCTGGTGCTGGTCAACACCCTGATGATCCAGCTCTATATCCCGCTGAACTTCCTCGGCGTGATCTACCGCGAGATCAAGCAGGCCACCACCGACATGGACCGCATGTTCGTGCTGCTGGGCACCAACCAGGAGGTGGCCGACGCGCCCGGCGCGCAGCCGCTGCAGGTCAGCGGCGCGCAGGTGCGTTTCCGCGACGTGCGCTTCAGCTATGAGCCGGACCGGCTGATCCTGGATGGCGTGGATTTCACCATCGCGGCGGGCACCACCACCGCGGTGGTCGGGCACAGCGGCTCGGGCAAGTCGACGCTGGCGCGGCTGTTGTTCCGCTTCTACGACGTCAACGGCGGCGCCATCGAGATCGACGGCCAGGACATCCGCGCGATCACGCAGGACAGCCTGCGCCGCGCCATCGGCATCGTGCCGCAGGACACGGTGTTGTTCAACGACAGCATCTTCTACAACATCGCCTACGGCCGGCCAGACGCCAGCCGCGACGAGGTCATCGCCGCCGCGCGCGCCGCGCAGATCGACAGCTTCATCCGCGAGCTGCCGCAGGGGTACGACACCCCGGTGGGCGAGCGTGGCCTGAAGCTGTCCGGCGGCGAGAAGCAGCGCGTGGCGATCGCGCGCACGCTGCTGAAGGACCCGCCGGTGCTGGTCTTCGACGAAGCCACCTCGGCGCTGGATTCACGCACCGAGCAGGCGATCCAGGCCGAGCTGATGCGGCTGGCGCAGAACCGCACCACGCTGCTGATCGCGCACCGGCTGTCCACCGTCGTGCATGCCGACCAGATCCTGGTGATGGACCACGGCCGCATCGTCGAGCGCGGCACCCATGCCGAGCTGATGCGCGCGCGTGGCCGCTACGCCGAGATGTGGGACATCCAGGCGCGCGCCGCCGCCAAGGGCGGCGAAGCCGTGGGCGCGGATGCGCTGGCACTCGACGTGGGCGACGCCACGCAGGACGCCTGA
- a CDS encoding acyl-CoA thioesterase has translation MNAPHTVPALPAGKNPALRVVPMPADANVHGDVFGGWIMAQVDIAGSIPAVERAQGRVATVAVNSFLFKHPVFVGDLVSFYADIVKTGRTSITVSVEVYAQRMRHSNEIVKVTEATLTYVATDESRQPRMLPSA, from the coding sequence ATGAACGCTCCCCACACCGTCCCCGCCCTGCCCGCCGGCAAGAATCCCGCTCTGCGTGTGGTGCCCATGCCCGCCGACGCCAATGTGCACGGCGACGTGTTCGGTGGCTGGATCATGGCGCAGGTGGATATCGCCGGCTCGATCCCGGCGGTGGAACGCGCCCAGGGCCGCGTGGCCACCGTCGCGGTCAACTCCTTCCTGTTCAAGCATCCGGTGTTCGTTGGCGACCTGGTCAGCTTTTATGCGGACATCGTCAAGACCGGCCGTACCTCGATCACGGTGTCGGTCGAGGTCTACGCGCAACGGATGCGCCACAGCAATGAGATCGTCAAGGTGACGGAGGCCACGCTGACGTATGTGGCGACGGATGAATCGCGGCAGCCGCGGATGCTGCCGTCGGCTTGA
- a CDS encoding enoyl-CoA hydratase gives MSIRTGIEQGILTIEFDRIDKKNAITAAMYQAMADALRAAETDRNVRAILLRGKPEIFTAGNDLEDFMQRPPTAGEGAEQAPVFQFLYQISHATKPVVAAVSGAAVGVGTTMLLHCDLVYASDTAKLSLPFVQLGLCPEAASSLLLPRLVGYQRAAEKLLLGEAFSAQEALEIGLVTRVLPVAELHDFALEQARKLAALPASSLRETKRLMKAGDVAVVEKQMADEGAVFRRMLVAPEAKEAFAAFFQKRKPDFTKFE, from the coding sequence ATGAGCATCCGCACCGGCATCGAGCAGGGCATCCTGACCATCGAGTTCGACCGCATCGACAAGAAAAACGCCATCACCGCGGCGATGTACCAGGCCATGGCCGACGCGCTGCGCGCGGCCGAGACCGACCGCAACGTGCGCGCCATCCTGCTGCGCGGCAAGCCCGAGATCTTTACCGCCGGCAACGACCTGGAAGACTTCATGCAGCGCCCGCCCACCGCCGGCGAAGGCGCGGAGCAGGCGCCGGTGTTCCAGTTCCTCTACCAGATCAGCCACGCCACCAAGCCGGTCGTGGCAGCCGTCAGCGGTGCCGCGGTCGGGGTGGGCACCACCATGCTGCTGCATTGCGACCTGGTCTATGCGTCCGATACGGCCAAGTTGTCGCTGCCGTTCGTGCAGCTGGGCCTGTGCCCGGAGGCCGCCTCGAGCCTGCTGCTGCCGCGGCTGGTCGGCTACCAGCGCGCGGCCGAGAAGCTGCTGCTGGGCGAAGCCTTCAGCGCGCAGGAGGCGCTGGAGATCGGGCTGGTGACGCGGGTGCTGCCGGTGGCCGAGCTGCACGACTTTGCGTTGGAGCAGGCGCGCAAGCTGGCGGCCCTGCCGGCGTCGTCACTGCGCGAGACCAAGCGGCTGATGAAGGCGGGCGATGTGGCGGTGGTGGAAAAGCAGATGGCCGACGAGGGCGCGGTGTTCCGCAGGATGCTGGTGGCGCCGGAGGCGAAAGAGGCGTTTGCTGCCTTCTTCCAGAAGCGCAAGCCGGATTTTACGAAGTTCGAGTAA
- a CDS encoding DegV family protein, with product MQETAILADAACDLPRDVMAQLKVHTIPFRIRAGEHFVADTRDEDALPTLYQQYLIGRQDHYAESIPLLERELEEHLLRNVVAHCDRAILFTIASSRSKLYAHATGAVIGTVARSVRLRKEAGRTGLFDLTVVDTGAIGPGQALIVREAARMAAAGASPQAVREAVETRLRDAAHMFLVPDELLYMYTRARQKGEGSITWGRYVMGSAFNIRPVVRMHRGHTEAIARARGSEEGARRVLQHAEQCIRGGDLMVPAISVCYAGPLDDVREMPAFQSLERTARGQGVALMLAPMSLTVALNVGARAFGLSYLSESPPPFE from the coding sequence ATGCAGGAGACAGCCATCCTGGCCGATGCCGCGTGCGATCTGCCGCGCGACGTCATGGCCCAGCTGAAGGTCCACACGATTCCGTTCCGCATCCGCGCGGGCGAACACTTTGTCGCCGATACGCGCGATGAAGACGCGCTGCCCACGCTCTACCAGCAATACCTGATCGGCCGCCAGGACCACTACGCCGAATCGATCCCGCTGCTCGAGCGCGAGCTGGAAGAACACCTGCTGCGCAACGTGGTGGCCCACTGCGACCGCGCCATCCTCTTCACCATTGCCAGTTCGCGCAGCAAGCTGTATGCGCATGCCACCGGCGCGGTGATCGGCACCGTGGCGCGCAGCGTGCGCCTGCGCAAGGAAGCCGGGCGCACGGGCCTGTTCGACCTGACCGTGGTCGACACCGGCGCGATCGGGCCGGGCCAGGCGCTGATCGTGCGCGAAGCCGCGCGCATGGCCGCCGCCGGCGCCAGCCCGCAGGCGGTGCGGGAAGCGGTCGAGACGCGCCTGCGCGATGCCGCCCATATGTTCCTGGTGCCCGACGAGCTGCTCTACATGTACACGCGCGCGCGCCAGAAGGGCGAGGGCAGCATTACCTGGGGGCGCTATGTGATGGGCAGCGCCTTCAATATCCGCCCGGTGGTGCGCATGCACCGCGGGCACACCGAGGCCATTGCCAGGGCGCGCGGCTCCGAGGAGGGTGCGCGCCGCGTGCTGCAGCATGCCGAGCAGTGCATCCGCGGCGGCGACCTGATGGTGCCGGCGATCTCGGTCTGCTATGCCGGCCCGCTCGATGACGTGCGCGAGATGCCGGCGTTCCAGTCGCTGGAGCGCACCGCGCGCGGACAGGGCGTGGCACTGATGCTGGCGCCGATGAGCCTGACGGTGGCGCTGAATGTCGGCGCGCGCGCGTTCGGGCTGAGCTATCTTTCCGAATCGCCGCCGCCTTTTGAATAA